The proteins below are encoded in one region of Oncorhynchus nerka isolate Pitt River linkage group LG15, Oner_Uvic_2.0, whole genome shotgun sequence:
- the LOC115118145 gene encoding vascular cell adhesion protein 1-like isoform X1 — protein MHTLSLLLILHLLKPGVCETCSLVVSPAGLVVKYGAPASANCTSDTVTSMGWEPSLGESPLFGTEVKELTWRVDSLTDWNIKPQCFEISEVGGQCARVLKVTVYKLPDRVSIRYLNHSGPVVEGHRYSLHCFVQNTAPIEHLRVTFFKVSTNGERTVLYTQPLNNDIHQLNNDMRQPVNESYSLQFSPTSVDDGAQWFCSAMLDLGPEGPRPPAVMESDRLNTTVHFAPEFSCSAKLEVRAGEGLTCDVRGNPLPSVTWLRDGQVLTPPTHLSREDAGNYTLMALNRIGRANHTVEVEVLHGRAARVCLSVCLSVCLSVCVSN, from the exons atgcacacactctctctcctcctcatcctccacctTCTGAAGCcag GCGTGTGTGAGACCTGTTCCCTGGTGGTCAGTCCTGCTGGGCTGGTGGTGAAGTATGGAGCCCCTGCTTCGGCCAACTGCACCTCTGATACGGTCACCTCTATGGGCTGGGAGCCGAGCCTAGGAGAATCTCCGCTCTTTGGCACTGAGGTGAAAGAGCTGACTTGGAGAGTAGACAGCCTGACTGACTGGAATATAAAGCCTCAATGCTTTGAGATCTCTGAGGTGGGAGGCCAGTGTGCCAGAGTGCTGAAAGTTACTGTTTACA AGCttccagacagagtctccatcagATATTTAAACCACTCTGGTCCCGTGGTTGAGGGGCATCGGTACTCTCTGCATTGTTTTGTCCAGAACACCGCTCCTATTGAGCACCTCAGAGTGACCTTCTTCAAAGTCTCTACCAATGGTGAACGGACAGTGTTATACACACAACCCCTGAACAATGACATTCACCAATTGAACAATGACATGAGGCAACCGGTGAACGAGAGCTATTCTCTGCAGTTCTCCCCCACTAGTGTTGACGACGGGGCCCAGTGGTTTTGTTCAGCCATGTTGGATCTGGGACCAGAGGGACCCCGACCTCCTGCTGTAATGGAATCAGACCGCCTCAACACCACTGTGCACT TCGCTCCTGAGTTCTCCTGTTCTGCCAAGCTAGAGGTGCGAGCGGGGGAGGGGCTAACTTGTGATGTCAGAGGCAATCCCCTCCCATCGGTCACCTGGCTGAGAGACGGACAGGTACTGACCCCGCCCACACACCTGAGCAGAGAGGATGCTGGGAATTACACCCTCATGGCTTTGAACCGTATCGGAAGAGCCAATCACAcagtggaggtggaggtcctaCATGGCCGTGCTGctagagtctgtctgtctgtctgtctgtctgtctgtctgtctgtgtgcgttaGCAACTGA
- the LOC115118145 gene encoding vascular cell adhesion protein 1-like isoform X2, producing the protein MHTLSLLLILHLLKPGVCETCSLVVSPAGLVVKYGAPASANCTSDTVTSMGWEPSLGESPLFGTEVKELTWRVDSLTDWNIKPQCFEISEVGGQCARVLKVTVYKLPDRVSIRYLNHSGPVVEGHRYSLHCFVQNTAPIEHLRVTFFKVSTNGERTVLYTQPLNNDIHQLNNDMRQPVNESYSLQFSPTSVDDGAQWFCSAMLDLGPEGPRPPAVMESDRLNTTVHFAPEFSCSAKLEVRAGEGLTCDVRGNPLPSVTWLRDGQELPVRLLGVPRWLCCSTSSFIGYIE; encoded by the exons atgcacacactctctctcctcctcatcctccacctTCTGAAGCcag GCGTGTGTGAGACCTGTTCCCTGGTGGTCAGTCCTGCTGGGCTGGTGGTGAAGTATGGAGCCCCTGCTTCGGCCAACTGCACCTCTGATACGGTCACCTCTATGGGCTGGGAGCCGAGCCTAGGAGAATCTCCGCTCTTTGGCACTGAGGTGAAAGAGCTGACTTGGAGAGTAGACAGCCTGACTGACTGGAATATAAAGCCTCAATGCTTTGAGATCTCTGAGGTGGGAGGCCAGTGTGCCAGAGTGCTGAAAGTTACTGTTTACA AGCttccagacagagtctccatcagATATTTAAACCACTCTGGTCCCGTGGTTGAGGGGCATCGGTACTCTCTGCATTGTTTTGTCCAGAACACCGCTCCTATTGAGCACCTCAGAGTGACCTTCTTCAAAGTCTCTACCAATGGTGAACGGACAGTGTTATACACACAACCCCTGAACAATGACATTCACCAATTGAACAATGACATGAGGCAACCGGTGAACGAGAGCTATTCTCTGCAGTTCTCCCCCACTAGTGTTGACGACGGGGCCCAGTGGTTTTGTTCAGCCATGTTGGATCTGGGACCAGAGGGACCCCGACCTCCTGCTGTAATGGAATCAGACCGCCTCAACACCACTGTGCACT TCGCTCCTGAGTTCTCCTGTTCTGCCAAGCTAGAGGTGCGAGCGGGGGAGGGGCTAACTTGTGATGTCAGAGGCAATCCCCTCCCATCGGTCACCTGGCTGAGAGACGGACAG GAGCTTCCTGTCAGGCTGCTGGGAGTGCCACGGTGGCTGTGCTGCTCCACCAGCTCATTCATTGGCTATATTGAATGA